The sequence ACAGAAGCGGAGTCGAGGAATGCCTCGAACTCCTTCTTGTCAGCCCCGAGCCACACCCGAAGAACCGTCCCTCTCCCGTTGGAAGAGCAGTGTCGGGACGCTCACCCTGACGGGAGTCCGCACCGCGCGGCCACCCTGGCGGTGGCCAGCCGGTGAGGACCGTGCCGCCGGCCCCGACCACTGCATGCACATCTGAACGAACATGTCCGAATTCTGGTACCGCCCGCAACACTGGCCGGCGTGTCCAATACACGCCGCCCACACCGCACGAGGATCGCAACGTATCGGCACTGGGCGTAGTCTACGTTGACAGAACATGGACAGCAGGTTGCGACCCGGCACCGGCGGCGGTCGACCGAGGCCGCCGGCGCGGAGGGCGGGCGGCACGCCGGGCAGCGACCCGACACCCGGGTGGGGCCGCGCCGGCGCGGCCCCACCCGGCGCCCGGGGTCAGTTGCGCAGGCTCCACTGCTGGTTGGTGCCGCCGTGGCAGGCCCACAGGTGGATCTTGGTGCCGTTCGTGGTGCCGTAGCCGCTGGCGTCGAGGCACAGCCCGGACTGCACGCCGGTGATGGTGCCGTCGGGGTTGACGTTCCACTGCTGGTTGGTCTGGCCGTTGCAGTCCCAGATGATTGCCAGGGTGCCGTTGGCGGTGCCCTGGCCGGAGGCGTCCAGGCACTTGTTGCCGTACACCATCAGCTGCCGGCCGGTGGTGTGGGTCCACCGTTGGTTGGTGCCACCGTGGCAGTCCCAGAGCTGGGCCTGCGTGCCGTTGGTCGTGCTCGACCCACCGATCTCCAGACAGCGACCCGACTGCCCACCGACGATCTGCACGTTCTGCTGGCCGTTACCGTTCTGCGGTCCCGCCGCGGCCATTACGGCCTGGGCTCCCGAGGGCCAGTTGCCGTTGGTCACCGTGACGTTGCCGGAGACGACGTTGCCGCGGTCGCCGTTGGTCACGTTGGTGCTGCCGTTGGTCGACCAGTTGTTCGTGACGGTGAAGTTGCCCATGTTCTCGGCGAACCAGTAGTTGGCGGTGGCCCAGGTGCCGGTGGACGAGAAAACGTTGTTGCGGGCGGTGTAATAGCGGGAGCCCTCGTCGAAGTAGACGCCGAAGTAGCCGTTGGTCCGCAGGCAGTAGTTGTCGCTGATCAGCCCGCCCGGATTCGCCGAGAGCGTGTAGATGCAGCCGCCGTCGTTCATCTGCTGCATCACGTCGTGCACGTAGTTGCCGATCAACCGGTTGTTGGACGCGGTCGTGGCGGTGGTGTAGCGCGGCTGGTAGTTGTACAGGCCGCGGTCGGCGTAGTGGTTGCTGCCACCGGCGTCGTTGGCGCCCCAGCCGTACCCGATCGACATGCCGGTGTACGGCATGTTGTAGACCTCGTTGTACGAGATCGTGGCGTTGGTGACGTAGGTGGTCAGGACCGAGACGATGCCCCGATGCTCCAGGCCGAGGTCGTGCAGGCGGTTGTTGCTGATGGTGATGTCCCGGTTGACCATCCGCTGGTCACTCGGGTGGTGCGCGTCGGCGCGTACGCCACCGACGATGATGCCGCCGGCGGAGTTGCGGGCGACCTCGGACCGGGTGATCGTGATGTTGCTGGCGCCCAGGCCGACCCCGCTGGCGTGGGCGCTCGGGTCGTTGCCGATCCCCACCGCCGTCTGTCCCAGGTTGACGAACCGGGAGTCGGTGAAGGTGACGTTGCTGGCGGCGGAGACCTGCACGGCGGCGGGTGACTGGAGCCAGTTCGGGCGGGTGGCCTCGAACTGCGGGCAGCCGTTGTGGCAGGAGCTGAAGCTGGGCCAGTTCCAGTTGCCGTGGATGTAGGAACCGGTCTGCTGGTCCGCGTAACCCTGGTTGCTGCTCGGCCCGAGCCAGCTGGTGCCGGTGAAGGTGATCCCGCTGAAGGTCATGTGGTGCGCGGGCGCGTCATAGGTGCCGCCGACGTTGACCAGTGACTGGAGCGTCGGCAGTTCCACCTTGACGTTGTTCATGTTCTGGCCGGCAAGTGGGATGTAGGACAGCGCGCCGCTGCCCGGGTCGAGATACCACTCCCCCGGCGCGTCCAGGAACTCGTACGCGTTGCTCAGGTAGAGCGGACCGGCCCGGTGCGGGCTGGTGAAGGTGTCGTACCCGAAGTTGTTGTTGCTCCAGCCGGGCTGCTGCATCGTGATCAGGTTTCCACTGATGCTCTGCACCGAGACGTACCGGTCCGTGAACGAGTTGACGCTCTCCATCTGGATCCGGTTCTCGTTCGCCAGGTTGTTGAGGTAGCCCAACGCGCTGTTGGTGAACCTCATTCCGGTGCTGTCCGCGGTGAAGTCGGCCCGATTGACCTGGGTACGCGCCCGGGTGGCGATGGCACCGTCGACGTAGAGCTGCCGGGTGTCGGTCCCGGCGCCGACGTTGGCCCGCCAGATGTTGCGCCCGGCGTCGGCGAGCGTCCAGCCGGTGACCGGCCGGGCACCGCTGATCACCGGCTGGGCCGACGGTGCCGCCTGCCACACCACCCGGTAGCCGTTGGTGCCGGAGTCGGCCGAGGTCAGCCGGAGCGGGGTGGTGAGCCGGTACACCCCGTCGGCCAGTTGGACGACGATGTCGCCGGACATCGAGCCGGTACGCGACCGCACCGCGGTCTGCGCGCCGCTCAGTGCGCACGGTTGGGCGGCGGTGCACGCGGTGCCGCTGCCGGAGGGGGACGCGTAGAGGGTGGTGGTGTCGGCGAGGGCGGGTGCGGCCGAGGTGGCCACGGTGGTCGCGGTGGCCACGGCGGTCAACGCCGCCGCCGCGACCGCGGCCAGCAGCCGCCTTCGCGCTGCTGCGGGAGATGACGGTACGGACACGGGACGTCTCCTTACCTTCGGTGTGGTGGGTGTGGCAGCAGTTCATCATACGAATGATGTCTGGGCAAGGATCGATCGAACGGCCCCGAGTCGGCCGGCTCCGCGCCGCGGTCCACACCGGACCTGGTGGCCGGTGTCATCGAAGGAGCCCGCGCAGATATGTCAGGCCGTCCAGGGCGAGCCGGTCCTGCGAGGGAGCCAGCGGGCGCCAGATCGACGCGGCGGCGGCGATCGTCTCGTTCTCGACGGTGAACGACTCGATACACACCGCACCCCGGTAGCCCGTCGTGGCCAGGGCGGCGAGGAACCGGGGCCAGTCGAGGTGGTCCGCGCCGGGCGCACCCCGGTCGGTGCCACTGACCTGGACGTGCTTGATGTACGGGCCGGCGAGGACGAGGGCGGCGTACGGGTCGGCCTCCTCGATGTTCATGTGGTAGGTGTCGATCATGATGCCGACGTTCGGGGGCAGGCCGTCGATCAGCTCGACGACCTGCTCCATGGTGTTGACGACGCTCGTCTCGTATCGATTGAGCGCCTCCACACCGAGGGTCACCCCCCGCTCGCCGGCATGGTGGGCGACCGGCGTGAGCGACCGGCGGAACTCCGCGTAACAGGCGGAGCGCGCCGCCCCCGACATCCGCCAGGTCCGGCCGACGGAGGCGTAGACCGGACCCCCCACGCACGGCGCGCCGACGGCCGCCGCGCTGTCCACACACCCCTTCAGGTACGCCACCGTCGCCTCGACGACGGCCGGCGCGGCGGCCACCAGGTCACGCCCGGGCGGCGTGACCGCGCAGACGCCGGCCGCGGCCAGGCCGTGCGCCGCCAGCAGGTCGCGGGTGCGGTCCGGATCCCAGTCGCCGGGGTTCTCGATCGGCAGTTCGACCGCGTCGAAGCCCATCGCGGCGATCCGCGGCACCAGTTCCGCGAGAGCCCGATCGTCGACCGGTGAGGTCCAGACCCACGGGTTGACACCGATGTCGTACACCGACCCCTACTTCCAGCGTTGCGGGTAACCGGGCAGGTCGGTGCAACCGCACATCGCGTAGTGCAGTGGCGGCATGGTCGGGTCGAGATAGCTGTCCAGGTTCTCCTGGTCGATCGTCGGCTGCGGCAGCTTCCACGGGTCGGACACCTGCTGGCCGTCGAGGATCCGCAGCGCCGCGATGATCGGCGTACGCCACTGGTAGGTCGGGTAGGTGGGCGCGATCGCGGTGAGGTTCTTCTCCTTCCAGAGCTTCAGAAAGTCGAGCTGGTCCTCACCGTTGATCGGCGGCACCGGCTGGCCCGCGTCCTGGAACGCCTCGACCGCCGCGACGGCGACCGCACCGGCGTCCATCCACACGCCGTCGATCGTGCCGTACCGCTGGATGTAGTCGTCGACGATCTTCTTGGTCTTGGCCGGGTCGCCGTCGGTGAACTCGACCCCGACGACATCCACCTTCGCCTTGTCGAACGCCACCTTCGCCGCGGACCACCGGGTCTCCAGCACGTCGACGCCGGGCAGGATCCGCAGGGCGAGCACCTTGCCGCCGGGCTTCATCCGCTGGCTGACGAACTCGGCACCGACGTGACCGAAGCCGTAGCCGCCGATCGGGTTGATGAACGTCACCGGGCACGCCGTGTTGACGCCCCGGTCGAAGACGATGACCGGCAGGCCCGTCGCGCAGGCCGCTTCGACGGCCGGGGTGAGCGTGGCGGTGGTGTTGGGCGAGACGATGAGCGCGTCGCAGCCCCTGCCGAGCAGGTCGTTGATGTCCGCGATCTGCTTCTGGTCCCGGCCTTCGGCGTCGACGTGCACGAACTCCTTGATCTTGCTCTGCTGCGCCTCGACCTCGGCCTGCATGGTCTTGAATCCGACCTGCCGCCACGGGTTGTTCAACGCCGCGTTGGAGAAGCAGATCTTGTACGGCCCGGCCTTCCGGAACGTCGCGGTGTCCACCATCGCCGGTTCGAGCACCTGCTCCCACGGCCGGTCGGCGGGCCCCGTCGGGGTGGCGTCGAGCAGCGCCAGTTCGTTGTCGTAGTCGGCCTGGACGAAGAACTTCGACTGCTCGCCGGTGCCCGAGCCGGCCCCGGCGGAGGCGGTGCCGTCGGGGCCCGCGACCGGATCGTCGGTGGCGCAGCCAGCGAGCGACAACAGAGTCAGGGCGGCCAGCGCCGCCATGGAACGTCGCACTATCTTTCCCCTTGTCTTGACGATTGACGTGTTGCCGAGACCGCCACGGCGAGCAGGATGATCGCGCCCTGGACGGTCGATCTGAGGGCGCCGGAGACGCCGTAGAAGTTCATCAGCGCGAACAGGAGTTCCAGGGTCAGCGCACCGAGCATCGCGCCGACCACCGAACCCCGACCGCCGCCGAGGACGACGCCGCCGAGCACCACCGCCGTGATCGCGCCGAACTCCAGGCCGGCGCCGGCCTGGAACGAGACGCCGCTGTACCCCCCGAGCAGGATCGCCGCCACGGCCGCCGCGAGCCCGCTGAGGATGAAGGCGATGGTCCGGGTACGCCAGACGCGCACCCCGCTCAGCTCGGCGGTACGCGGGTTGTCCCCGACCGCGATCAGGGTCCGCCCGAAGTCGGCGCGCATCAGGACCACGGCCAGCGTCGCGAGGACCAGCAGGACGAGCAGCGCGTACGGTACCCGGCCGAGCACCGGCACGTCCTCGAACGCCCGCCGGCCGAACCGGCGGAAATCCTCGGAGAGGCCGCCCTTGGGTGCGCCGTCGGACCACAGGTAGACCGCACCGACGAGGATCAGGAACATGCCGAGGGTGGTGATGAACGACGGCACCCGCAGCCGCGTCGTGATCAGGCCGTTGACCAGCCCGACCACCGCCCCGAAGGCGAGCAGCAGCAACACCACCGGCCAGGTGCGCGACGGGTCGCTGTCGATGAGCCGGGCGGCGACGACCACCTGCGCGGTGACCAGGGATCCGATCGACAGGTCGAACTCGCCGGAAACGATCACGAAGTACTGACCGGCGGCGAGCAGGATGATCGGGGCCGAACGGCCGAGGAAGGACATCAGCGACGGCGGGGCGAGGAAGTCGGGCTGCCGGAGGGCGACGAGGACCAGCAGCACCGCGAGGATCGCGACGATCGGCAGCAGACCACCGGGACGCAGTCGCGGCAGCCGGGTCGGCAGCGGGCGGCGCGCGCCGATCTGCGTACTCACCCGGCCTCCCTTCGCATGGCCCGGCGGGCGTAGACGGCGACGGCCGCGATGATGATGGCGCCGCGGATCACCTGCTTGAAGAAGGCGTCGACCTCGATCTGGTTGAAGATGGCGTCGATGCTGGCGAGCAGCAGCACGCCGCCGACGGTGCCGATGACGCCGCCACGACCGCCGGCCAGGGCGGTGCCACCGAGGACCACCGCGGCGATCGACTCCAGGTCGTAGAGGCCCTCACTGCCGACCCGCGGGGCGCCCGCACCGAGGCGGCTCGCCAGGTAGATTCCGGCGAGTCCGGCGCACAGCGAACAGAGCACGTGCGCGGCGACCAGGACACGGTCGTTGCGTACGCCGGAGAGCCGGGCGACCTGCGGGTCACCGCCGACGGCGATGAGGTGGTGGCCGAAGCGGGTGCGCGAGAGCAGGAACCAGGCCGCCCCGGTGACGACCACCAGCAACAGGAACGACAGCGGCACGGGCCCGACGCGCTGGTAGCCGAGGGTCTGCACGAGGCTGGGCGCGGTCGTACCGGCCGGGCCGTCGTAGCCGTTGTCCAGGTATCCCTTGAGCAGCAGCCCCACGCCGAGGGTCGCGATGAACGCGTTGATCCGCAGCTTGGTGACGAGCAGTCCGTTGCACAGCCCGACGCCGGCACTGACGGCGAGCACCAGGCCGATCGCCGGCACCAGCGCGGCGTCACTGCCGTTCATCGTCTCGGCCGCGACGAGGGTGCTCAGGCTGACCACATACGCCACCGACAGGTCGAGTGAACCGCCGAGGATGACCAGCGTCTGACCGATGCCGACGAGGCCGAGACCGGCGGCGACGTGCAACAGGCTCACCGTCGTCGGTTGGTTGAGGAGCTGACCGCCGTCGATCATGACGACCAGCCAGCCGATCACCAGCGTGGCGGCCAGGGCGACGAACACACCCGGGATCGCCCGGCCGGCCCGCAGGGTCGGGGCCACGTTCATCCGGCCGCCTCCCGCACGGCACCGACCGCCAGCGCCATCACGTCTTCCTCGGCCGCACCGGCGGGCAGTTCGCCCGCGACCCGGCCGTCGCGCATCACGATGATCCGGTCGCTCATGCCGAGCAGTTCCGGCAGCTCGGACGAGATCAGCAAGACGGTCGCGCCTTCGCGGGCGAGACGGCGCACGAGGTCATGGATGGCCGACTTGGCGCCGACGTCGATGCCGCGGGTGGGCTCGTCGAAGAGCAGGATCCCGGGACGCAGCGCCAACCACCGGGCCAGTACGACCTTCTGCTGGTTGCCGCCGGACAGGAAGCGGATCTCCTGGTCGTCACCGGCGGCGCGCACCTCGACGGCGGTGAGCAGCTCGCGCACCCGCGCCGTCCGGGCGGCGCGACCGGACCGGAGCGCGAAGACGGCCCGACTCGCCAGCAACGCATTGTCCAGCACCGACTGCCGCGCGACGATGCCCTCGCCCTTGCGATCCTCGGTGACGTAGGCGATTCCGGCCCGCACCGCCGCACGGGGGGAACGCAGCCGGATCCGCTCGTCGTCGACCGTGACGGTGCCGGTCGTGAAGGGCGCCACGCCGAAGAGCGCGCGGGCCAGAGCCGATCTTCCGGAACCCTGGAGGCCACCGACCCCGAGCACCTCGCCGGCGCGCAGGTCCAGGTCGACGCCGCGCAGCTTCCGGTTCCCGCCGCCGCGGACGGTGAGCCGGACCGGGCCGAGGTCGTCGGGCACCGCCCGGTCGGGGTAGTAACCGGACAGCTCGCGGCCGACCATCAGCCGCACCACGTCGTCGGCCGTGGTGTCGGCGGTGTGCAGGGTGTCGACCCGCCGGCCGTCCTTGAGCACGGTGATCCGGCTGGACAGGTCGAAGACCTCGGCGAGCCGGTGTGAGACGTACAGCAGGCCGATGCCCTGTTCCTGGAGGCGACGGACCAGGCGGTAGAGCAACTCGACCTCATGGTCGGCCAACGCCGCGGTCGGTTCGTCCATGATGAGCAGCCGCGCGTCGAGGGCGAGCGCCTTGGCGATCTCGACGACCTGTTGCTGGGCGACGCCGAGGCGCCCGACCTGGACGTCGACCGGCAGCGAGGTCTCACCCACCGAGGCGAGCAGCTCCCGGGTGCGGGCGAGCATCGCCCGGCGGTCGACCAGCCCTCGGCGGACCGGTTCGTGTCCGAGGTGGACGTTCTCCGCGACGGTGCGCTCCGGAAGAAGATTGAACTCCTGGTGGATGATGCCGATGCCGGCCCGCTGCGCGTCGCGCGGGCCGCCGAAGGCGCGGGGTTGGCCGGAAAACTCGATGGCGCCCTCGTCCGGGACGTAGCCACCCGAGATGATCTTCATGAGGGTCGACTTCCCCGCGCCGTTCTCGCCGACGACGGCGTGCACCTCGCCCGCGGCGACGTCGAGGTCGACTCCACCCAGGACGCGCACCCCGAGGAAGGACTTCCCGACGCCCCGCAGGGCGAGCAGCGGAGCCGGCCGAGGCTCAGACATCGCAGCTGCCATTACAGATAGTAGCCATGCTCAAGGTCCACTCGTCGCACCGGGAGACCCTGCGACCAGCCGGCCCGCCACCCTTTTGTTTCCAGACCTCGCACTTCGTGTTGTCCTGAACAAACATTCGCTTGACACGACCGAAACATCACACGTATGAAGATAGATGCTTGGAAATGAGTTCGCAATCCTCGACGAGAAGCAACTTCCGGCCCCGTTGCCCGATCGGCAGCAAGGCCGGGTCGAGGGGTGGCCCGGCCTCCCACACCCAAGGAGCGGCCGGCAATGTGAGCGTGA is a genomic window of Micromonospora tarapacensis containing:
- a CDS encoding RICIN domain-containing protein, encoding MSVPSSPAAARRRLLAAVAAAALTAVATATTVATSAAPALADTTTLYASPSGSGTACTAAQPCALSGAQTAVRSRTGSMSGDIVVQLADGVYRLTTPLRLTSADSGTNGYRVVWQAAPSAQPVISGARPVTGWTLADAGRNIWRANVGAGTDTRQLYVDGAIATRARTQVNRADFTADSTGMRFTNSALGYLNNLANENRIQMESVNSFTDRYVSVQSISGNLITMQQPGWSNNNFGYDTFTSPHRAGPLYLSNAYEFLDAPGEWYLDPGSGALSYIPLAGQNMNNVKVELPTLQSLVNVGGTYDAPAHHMTFSGITFTGTSWLGPSSNQGYADQQTGSYIHGNWNWPSFSSCHNGCPQFEATRPNWLQSPAAVQVSAASNVTFTDSRFVNLGQTAVGIGNDPSAHASGVGLGASNITITRSEVARNSAGGIIVGGVRADAHHPSDQRMVNRDITISNNRLHDLGLEHRGIVSVLTTYVTNATISYNEVYNMPYTGMSIGYGWGANDAGGSNHYADRGLYNYQPRYTTATTASNNRLIGNYVHDVMQQMNDGGCIYTLSANPGGLISDNYCLRTNGYFGVYFDEGSRYYTARNNVFSSTGTWATANYWFAENMGNFTVTNNWSTNGSTNVTNGDRGNVVSGNVTVTNGNWPSGAQAVMAAAGPQNGNGQQNVQIVGGQSGRCLEIGGSSTTNGTQAQLWDCHGGTNQRWTHTTGRQLMVYGNKCLDASGQGTANGTLAIIWDCNGQTNQQWNVNPDGTITGVQSGLCLDASGYGTTNGTKIHLWACHGGTNQQWSLRN
- a CDS encoding substrate-binding domain-containing protein; amino-acid sequence: MRRSMAALAALTLLSLAGCATDDPVAGPDGTASAGAGSGTGEQSKFFVQADYDNELALLDATPTGPADRPWEQVLEPAMVDTATFRKAGPYKICFSNAALNNPWRQVGFKTMQAEVEAQQSKIKEFVHVDAEGRDQKQIADINDLLGRGCDALIVSPNTTATLTPAVEAACATGLPVIVFDRGVNTACPVTFINPIGGYGFGHVGAEFVSQRMKPGGKVLALRILPGVDVLETRWSAAKVAFDKAKVDVVGVEFTDGDPAKTKKIVDDYIQRYGTIDGVWMDAGAVAVAAVEAFQDAGQPVPPINGEDQLDFLKLWKEKNLTAIAPTYPTYQWRTPIIAALRILDGQQVSDPWKLPQPTIDQENLDSYLDPTMPPLHYAMCGCTDLPGYPQRWK
- a CDS encoding sugar ABC transporter ATP-binding protein translates to MSEPRPAPLLALRGVGKSFLGVRVLGGVDLDVAAGEVHAVVGENGAGKSTLMKIISGGYVPDEGAIEFSGQPRAFGGPRDAQRAGIGIIHQEFNLLPERTVAENVHLGHEPVRRGLVDRRAMLARTRELLASVGETSLPVDVQVGRLGVAQQQVVEIAKALALDARLLIMDEPTAALADHEVELLYRLVRRLQEQGIGLLYVSHRLAEVFDLSSRITVLKDGRRVDTLHTADTTADDVVRLMVGRELSGYYPDRAVPDDLGPVRLTVRGGGNRKLRGVDLDLRAGEVLGVGGLQGSGRSALARALFGVAPFTTGTVTVDDERIRLRSPRAAVRAGIAYVTEDRKGEGIVARQSVLDNALLASRAVFALRSGRAARTARVRELLTAVEVRAAGDDQEIRFLSGGNQQKVVLARWLALRPGILLFDEPTRGIDVGAKSAIHDLVRRLAREGATVLLISSELPELLGMSDRIIVMRDGRVAGELPAGAAEEDVMALAVGAVREAAG
- a CDS encoding ABC transporter permease; this encodes MSTQIGARRPLPTRLPRLRPGGLLPIVAILAVLLVLVALRQPDFLAPPSLMSFLGRSAPIILLAAGQYFVIVSGEFDLSIGSLVTAQVVVAARLIDSDPSRTWPVVLLLLAFGAVVGLVNGLITTRLRVPSFITTLGMFLILVGAVYLWSDGAPKGGLSEDFRRFGRRAFEDVPVLGRVPYALLVLLVLATLAVVLMRADFGRTLIAVGDNPRTAELSGVRVWRTRTIAFILSGLAAAVAAILLGGYSGVSFQAGAGLEFGAITAVVLGGVVLGGGRGSVVGAMLGALTLELLFALMNFYGVSGALRSTVQGAIILLAVAVSATRQSSRQGER
- a CDS encoding sugar phosphate isomerase/epimerase family protein, translated to MYDIGVNPWVWTSPVDDRALAELVPRIAAMGFDAVELPIENPGDWDPDRTRDLLAAHGLAAAGVCAVTPPGRDLVAAAPAVVEATVAYLKGCVDSAAAVGAPCVGGPVYASVGRTWRMSGAARSACYAEFRRSLTPVAHHAGERGVTLGVEALNRYETSVVNTMEQVVELIDGLPPNVGIMIDTYHMNIEEADPYAALVLAGPYIKHVQVSGTDRGAPGADHLDWPRFLAALATTGYRGAVCIESFTVENETIAAAASIWRPLAPSQDRLALDGLTYLRGLLR
- a CDS encoding ABC transporter permease — protein: MNVAPTLRAGRAIPGVFVALAATLVIGWLVVMIDGGQLLNQPTTVSLLHVAAGLGLVGIGQTLVILGGSLDLSVAYVVSLSTLVAAETMNGSDAALVPAIGLVLAVSAGVGLCNGLLVTKLRINAFIATLGVGLLLKGYLDNGYDGPAGTTAPSLVQTLGYQRVGPVPLSFLLLVVVTGAAWFLLSRTRFGHHLIAVGGDPQVARLSGVRNDRVLVAAHVLCSLCAGLAGIYLASRLGAGAPRVGSEGLYDLESIAAVVLGGTALAGGRGGVIGTVGGVLLLASIDAIFNQIEVDAFFKQVIRGAIIIAAVAVYARRAMRREAG